A section of the Chryseobacterium ginsenosidimutans genome encodes:
- a CDS encoding pirin family protein, producing MSNIGLIIEEKSADIGNFLVGRLLPFREKRAVGPFVFIDHMGPSELKDYQNLDVPPHPHIGLSTLTYLLEGSIFHRDSIGSALEIKPGAVNWMTAGKGVVHSERTPEYLRHTDKKLHGFQIWVGLPKNLEQSEPTFHHIEANEIPAWEEDGIQYKLIAGEAFGRKSPVPVHSKLFFIEIKTKDAKKISIGKDLYGEAAMYVLDGTVTTDGNSYGSKQLMIAKETQLCEFDMSENGTVYLFGGEPFDEERFIFWNFVNSDKELIEKAKVNWNDQNHDAFPLVPGDEEEFVLLPKAILNRKP from the coding sequence ATGTCAAACATCGGACTTATCATAGAAGAAAAATCAGCAGATATAGGAAACTTTTTAGTGGGAAGATTATTACCTTTTCGTGAAAAAAGAGCAGTCGGGCCATTCGTTTTTATAGATCATATGGGACCTTCTGAGCTTAAAGATTATCAAAATCTGGATGTTCCGCCACACCCACACATCGGGCTTTCAACTTTAACTTATCTTCTGGAAGGCTCTATTTTCCACAGAGACAGCATCGGAAGCGCTCTTGAAATCAAACCCGGAGCAGTAAACTGGATGACAGCCGGAAAAGGTGTTGTGCATTCAGAAAGAACACCGGAATATTTGAGACATACTGATAAAAAGCTTCACGGTTTCCAGATTTGGGTGGGGCTTCCGAAAAATTTGGAGCAATCTGAACCGACTTTTCATCATATTGAAGCGAACGAAATTCCGGCTTGGGAAGAAGATGGAATTCAGTATAAATTGATTGCAGGAGAAGCATTCGGAAGAAAATCTCCTGTTCCTGTTCACAGTAAATTGTTTTTTATTGAGATTAAAACCAAAGACGCCAAAAAAATCAGCATCGGAAAAGATCTTTACGGAGAAGCTGCCATGTATGTTTTAGATGGAACAGTTACCACAGACGGAAATTCTTACGGTTCAAAACAATTGATGATCGCAAAAGAAACCCAACTTTGCGAATTCGATATGAGCGAAAACGGAACCGTTTATCTTTTTGGAGGCGAGCCTTTTGATGAAGAACGTTTTATATTCTGGAATTTTGTAAATTCAGACAAAGAATTAATCGAGAAAGCAAAAGTAAATTGGAATGACCAAAATCACGATGCTTTTCCTTTAGTTCCGGGGGATGAAGAGGAATTTGTTCTGCTTCCTAAAGCAATATTAAACAGAAAACCATAA
- a CDS encoding OsmC family protein, with the protein MVITVKASLGKEKYYTEVVAGENTLITDEPVDKGGQNKGFNPFEILATSLASCTAATLRMYIDRKEWNVEKINVEVELENFPLTQRTIFITNISFEGASLDDEQMTRLHKIANACPVHKILTNDIEILTKFS; encoded by the coding sequence ATGGTAATAACCGTAAAAGCAAGTTTAGGAAAAGAAAAGTACTACACAGAAGTTGTAGCCGGTGAAAATACGTTAATTACTGATGAACCTGTAGATAAAGGCGGCCAAAATAAAGGCTTTAACCCATTCGAAATTCTTGCTACATCTTTGGCAAGCTGTACGGCAGCAACATTAAGGATGTACATCGACAGAAAAGAATGGAATGTCGAAAAAATAAATGTAGAGGTTGAACTCGAAAACTTTCCTCTCACACAAAGAACTATTTTCATCACCAACATCAGCTTTGAAGGAGCCAGTCTGGATGATGAGCAAATGACCAGGCTTCATAAAATTGCTAACGCATGTCCTGTTCATAAAATACTAACAAACGATATAGAAATACTAACCAAATTTTCATAA
- a CDS encoding NADPH-dependent FMN reductase, translating into MKILAFAGSTSSTSINRELVKFVLKDFQNEEINLIDLNDFDMPVFSVDREKKGFPDEAHNFLKAIEDCDVIICSLAEHNRSYSAAFKNVFDWSSRINVKVFQNKPMLLMSTSPGGYGGGNVMNTAKTFFPNFGADIKDTFSLPKFYENFDFESGVINPEMLKDLKDKIENFKNQIIDK; encoded by the coding sequence ATGAAAATACTGGCGTTTGCAGGAAGTACATCTTCCACCTCGATCAATAGGGAACTGGTAAAATTTGTTTTGAAAGATTTTCAGAATGAAGAAATTAATCTAATTGACCTTAACGATTTTGATATGCCTGTTTTTTCTGTTGACCGTGAAAAGAAAGGTTTTCCTGATGAAGCCCATAATTTTCTGAAAGCTATTGAAGACTGTGACGTAATTATTTGTTCCCTTGCCGAGCACAACAGATCATACAGTGCAGCTTTTAAAAATGTTTTTGACTGGTCTTCGAGGATTAATGTAAAAGTCTTTCAGAATAAACCGATGCTTTTGATGTCAACTTCCCCGGGAGGTTATGGCGGCGGAAATGTAATGAATACTGCAAAAACATTTTTCCCAAATTTCGGAGCTGATATTAAAGATACTTTTTCGCTTCCGAAGTTTTATGAAAATTTTGATTTTGAAAGCGGTGTCATTAATCCGGAAATGCTGAAAGATCTAAAAGATAAAATCGAGAATTTCAAAAATCAGATTATAGACAAATGA
- a CDS encoding GNAT family N-acetyltransferase encodes MIEVKQNNDEKHGNFEAFIEGNRAGLMTYTWAGEERFIIDHTEVEETYNGQGVGKEMLLAAVDFARKNGKTIIPLCPFAKATFQKHEELQDVLVNKTQA; translated from the coding sequence ATGATTGAAGTAAAACAAAACAACGACGAGAAACACGGAAATTTTGAAGCATTCATAGAGGGAAACCGCGCAGGTTTAATGACTTACACCTGGGCTGGAGAAGAAAGATTTATCATAGACCACACTGAAGTGGAAGAAACATACAACGGACAAGGCGTTGGTAAAGAAATGCTTTTGGCTGCAGTAGATTTTGCAAGAAAAAACGGCAAAACAATTATTCCGCTTTGTCCTTTTGCAAAAGCTACTTTCCAGAAACATGAAGAACTTCAGGATGTTCTGGTTAATAAGACTCAGGCTTAA
- a CDS encoding pirin family protein, with product MTAKKVEIVVPPKPAHFVGDGFRVHNFIPGVQGLDMKRMDPFIMLDYNSKFHFNGTDKPRGVGVHPHRGFETVTIAYKGKVQHHDSGGGGGIIGEGDVQWMTAAKGVLHKEYHEPEWAKEGGIFQMVQLWVNLPSVYKMSCPKYQSIKNSDMEKVDLGENGSIELIAGKYKDQKGPAFTFSPVNMMNAKLKKGGRSEFDFPANFNTAALVIEGNIIVNGEEQASADHLVLFKNEGENFTIEATEDSVILIISGMPLDEPIYPHGPFVMNSREEIMQAFEDYNLGRFGYLAD from the coding sequence ATGACAGCTAAAAAAGTAGAAATCGTAGTACCACCAAAACCTGCGCATTTTGTAGGTGATGGGTTTCGGGTTCACAATTTTATTCCGGGAGTTCAGGGATTGGATATGAAAAGAATGGATCCGTTTATTATGCTTGATTATAATTCAAAATTTCATTTTAACGGAACAGATAAACCACGTGGTGTCGGAGTTCATCCTCACAGAGGTTTTGAGACCGTAACCATAGCTTACAAGGGCAAGGTTCAGCATCACGACAGCGGTGGCGGTGGCGGGATTATCGGTGAAGGAGATGTACAATGGATGACGGCAGCAAAAGGCGTTCTGCACAAAGAATATCATGAACCAGAATGGGCAAAAGAAGGCGGAATTTTTCAGATGGTTCAGCTTTGGGTGAATCTTCCATCAGTTTATAAGATGAGCTGCCCAAAATATCAGTCAATCAAAAATTCTGATATGGAAAAAGTAGATCTTGGCGAAAACGGATCTATTGAATTGATCGCCGGAAAATACAAAGACCAAAAAGGTCCAGCTTTTACTTTCAGCCCTGTAAATATGATGAATGCAAAATTGAAAAAAGGGGGAAGATCAGAATTTGATTTCCCCGCAAACTTCAATACTGCAGCTTTGGTGATCGAAGGCAATATTATCGTAAACGGTGAAGAACAAGCTTCTGCCGATCATTTGGTTTTATTTAAAAATGAAGGTGAAAACTTCACAATTGAAGCCACTGAAGATTCAGTAATTTTAATCATAAGCGGAATGCCTTTAGACGAACCTATTTATCCTCACGGCCCTTTTGTAATGAATTCCAGAGAGGAAATCATGCAGGCTTTTGAAGATTACAATCTGGGAAGATTTGGTTATCTGGCAGATTGA
- a CDS encoding GLPGLI family protein has protein sequence MHHRILLTFFTFLSCLSFAQTYEVQYVSSYNGKVLTDQSPTLVWANEKENFILNNKIREQKADLPFEITKIEKPSNTIISYAFLKPAEIISTSDAESVGKQTFELTNETKKILGYNCKKAITKINSNTIEVWYTNDLKIQGGPSSLGQNLGFVLGIERNKNSLITASSIKKIKKTDIENILKGSVNPTDQLGYRDLLWKSRFITLKVFDNETINFSDESKSDEKVKRFAKGTIILKKIKFPKISEGENIFAELKQQSSGDAYDRTGTVFFIPQDKSQSFFDGLEKGIKTLPVYDNGNGKQYYGITTAENYNPAVEMMRFFTTFGINKFNHIQLKDKNWQTISPYRQDITDLKPSLSEKELWIGTFIGNYDKDGHKVSLEITIHKSDQTIYKNNTVIPLFNTLNIMEMAGQDYSTMFNQDKGLFVEFTLKKDLKNAQLKYITTGHGGWENGDEFVPKTNSIFLDGKMTYSFVPWRSDCGSYRLYNPASGNFPDGLSSSDLSRSNWCPGTVTNPNFIPLGDLKAGKHTIQVKIPQGPTEGTSFSSWNVSGALIGVE, from the coding sequence ATGCATCATAGAATTCTATTAACTTTCTTTACCTTCTTATCTTGCCTTTCTTTTGCGCAGACTTATGAAGTTCAATACGTTAGTTCATACAACGGAAAAGTTTTAACCGATCAGTCTCCCACTTTGGTTTGGGCAAATGAAAAAGAAAATTTTATCCTGAACAATAAAATCCGAGAACAAAAAGCCGATCTTCCGTTCGAAATAACAAAAATTGAAAAACCCTCCAACACAATAATTTCTTATGCGTTTCTCAAACCTGCCGAAATTATTTCGACTTCTGATGCAGAATCCGTAGGAAAACAAACCTTTGAACTTACCAATGAGACCAAGAAAATATTAGGCTACAACTGTAAAAAAGCAATAACTAAAATCAATTCAAACACCATTGAGGTTTGGTACACAAATGATTTAAAAATTCAGGGCGGGCCTTCAAGTCTTGGGCAAAATTTAGGTTTTGTTCTGGGAATTGAAAGAAATAAAAACTCTTTAATCACAGCAAGCTCTATCAAAAAAATTAAGAAAACAGATATCGAAAATATTCTTAAAGGTTCTGTTAATCCGACAGATCAGTTAGGGTACAGAGATCTTTTATGGAAAAGCCGATTTATCACTTTGAAAGTCTTCGATAATGAAACCATCAATTTTTCCGATGAATCAAAATCAGATGAAAAAGTAAAAAGATTTGCAAAAGGAACGATTATTCTAAAAAAAATCAAGTTTCCGAAAATTTCAGAAGGTGAAAACATTTTTGCAGAATTAAAACAACAGTCCAGCGGTGATGCTTACGACAGAACCGGAACTGTTTTCTTTATTCCTCAAGACAAATCGCAGTCTTTCTTTGACGGTTTAGAAAAAGGCATAAAAACATTACCTGTTTATGACAACGGGAACGGAAAACAATATTACGGCATAACAACTGCTGAAAACTACAATCCTGCCGTCGAAATGATGAGATTTTTCACAACTTTCGGGATTAATAAATTTAATCATATTCAATTAAAAGATAAAAACTGGCAAACGATAAGCCCATACCGACAGGATATTACCGATCTAAAACCTTCTTTAAGCGAAAAAGAACTTTGGATTGGAACATTCATAGGAAATTATGATAAAGACGGTCATAAAGTGAGTCTGGAGATCACGATTCATAAAAGCGACCAGACAATTTATAAAAACAACACGGTAATTCCTTTATTCAACACCTTAAATATCATGGAAATGGCCGGACAGGATTATTCAACGATGTTTAACCAGGATAAAGGGCTGTTTGTAGAGTTTACATTAAAAAAAGATCTAAAAAATGCTCAGTTGAAATACATTACGACAGGTCATGGCGGTTGGGAAAACGGTGATGAATTCGTTCCTAAAACCAATTCAATCTTCCTTGATGGTAAAATGACTTATTCTTTTGTACCCTGGAGATCAGACTGCGGATCTTACCGTCTTTACAATCCAGCTTCAGGGAATTTTCCGGACGGACTTTCTTCATCAGATCTAAGCAGATCAAACTGGTGTCCCGGAACGGTTACCAATCCTAATTTTATTCCTCTCGGAGATTTAAAAGCAGGGAAGCATACCATTCAGGTGAAAATTCCTCAAGGTCCTACAGAAGGAACAAGTTTCAGTTCATGGAATGTTTCAGGAGCTTTAATAGGGGTCGAATAA
- a CDS encoding (4Fe-4S)-binding protein codes for METHEYINGEITVIWQPQKCIHSAVCVKTLPKVYNPNERPWIKVENATPQELKNQIDLCPSKALSYKFNINK; via the coding sequence ATGGAAACACACGAATATATTAACGGTGAGATTACTGTCATCTGGCAGCCTCAAAAATGCATTCACTCAGCTGTCTGTGTAAAAACGCTTCCAAAAGTTTATAACCCGAATGAAAGACCGTGGATAAAAGTGGAAAATGCAACTCCACAGGAACTTAAAAATCAAATCGATCTATGTCCTTCCAAGGCATTAAGCTATAAATTCAACATAAATAAATAA
- a CDS encoding sodium:solute symporter, translating to MSPIILLSIIIVYFALLLWVAYKTGKDSDNESFFIGNRKSNWMLVAFGMIGTSLSGVTFVSVPGAVGNDKFAYLQITLGYLIGYIVVAYVLLPLYYRLKLTSIYGYLQQRMGQLSYKSGAWIFIVSRLVGATARLYLVVNILQVSILDSLGVPFIVTTLIILAMIILYTYEGGVKTIVWTDTLQTSCMLLGLIICTVYMLNHLGLSLGESFTAMNDKGYTRIFDFDPNQKSFFIKQILAGAFITITMTGIDQEMMQKSLSVTRLKDSQKNMVTLGFILLGVISLFLYMGGLLHLYGLKENVTSAGDQLFPDIALNHMPPFISIIFIVALISALFPSADGAMTALTSSLCIDIFGMKEKKDWTDKKKEKFRKNIHLIVALSFLIMVIIFKVINDNSMIGLILKMAGFTYGPLLGLFAFGIFTKYKVQDKLVPYVCIAAPVISFFIDKYQETLFGEFKIGLELLIINGLLTFIGLWLIRKK from the coding sequence ATGTCTCCAATTATATTATTGTCAATCATTATTGTCTATTTCGCATTGCTGCTTTGGGTGGCTTATAAAACGGGAAAAGACAGTGATAATGAGAGTTTCTTTATAGGAAACCGAAAAAGTAATTGGATGCTTGTTGCCTTCGGAATGATCGGAACTTCACTTTCGGGAGTAACTTTCGTGAGTGTTCCCGGCGCAGTAGGAAATGACAAGTTTGCTTATCTGCAGATTACTTTGGGATATCTTATCGGATATATTGTTGTTGCATATGTTCTTCTTCCTTTATATTACAGATTAAAATTAACCTCAATCTACGGTTATCTTCAGCAAAGAATGGGACAACTTTCCTATAAATCCGGAGCATGGATCTTCATTGTTTCGAGATTAGTGGGAGCTACAGCAAGATTATATTTAGTTGTAAATATTTTGCAGGTTTCTATTCTAGACAGTTTGGGAGTTCCGTTTATTGTGACGACATTGATTATTTTAGCAATGATCATCCTTTACACTTATGAAGGCGGTGTAAAAACAATTGTCTGGACAGATACTTTACAGACTTCTTGTATGCTTTTGGGGCTTATTATCTGTACTGTTTATATGCTTAATCATTTAGGTTTAAGCCTTGGCGAAAGCTTCACAGCCATGAACGACAAAGGGTACACAAGAATTTTTGATTTTGATCCCAATCAAAAGAGTTTTTTCATAAAACAAATTTTGGCAGGAGCTTTCATTACCATTACAATGACGGGAATTGATCAGGAAATGATGCAAAAAAGCTTATCCGTAACGAGATTGAAAGATTCTCAGAAAAATATGGTTACACTGGGTTTCATATTACTTGGTGTTATTTCACTTTTCCTTTATATGGGCGGGCTGTTACACCTTTATGGATTAAAGGAAAATGTAACAAGTGCGGGAGATCAGCTTTTCCCTGATATCGCTTTGAATCACATGCCTCCATTCATATCAATAATCTTTATTGTTGCCTTGATTTCTGCATTGTTTCCAAGTGCTGATGGCGCAATGACGGCATTAACGTCTTCTTTATGTATCGATATTTTCGGGATGAAGGAAAAGAAAGACTGGACCGATAAGAAAAAGGAAAAATTCAGGAAAAATATACATTTGATTGTTGCATTATCTTTCTTGATTATGGTAATTATTTTTAAGGTTATTAATGATAATTCCATGATCGGATTAATCTTAAAAATGGCAGGCTTCACTTATGGGCCGCTTTTAGGGCTTTTTGCTTTCGGAATTTTCACTAAATATAAAGTTCAGGATAAGCTGGTTCCTTATGTCTGCATCGCGGCACCTGTAATTTCTTTCTTTATCGATAAATATCAGGAAACTCTTTTCGGAGAATTTAAAATAGGATTAGAATTATTGATTATCAATGGATTGCTGACTTTTATTGGACTTTGGCTGATTAGAAAGAAGTAA
- the asnB gene encoding asparagine synthase B: protein MCGIVCLFDAKQKTEILRPQVLEMSKKIRHRGPDWSGVFQNEKVVFSHERLAIVDPTSGKQPLFTKDGKVVLAVNGEIYNHRELKEEFPDYEFQTQSDCEVILALYRKYGKDFVEKLNGIFAFALYDTENDVYLIARDHMGICPLYQGWDKNGNYYVASELKALEGVCKTIETFLPGHLVYSKDGNELQQWYKRDWESFDHIKDNETDIDQIRKGLEDAVHRQLMSDVPYGVLLSGGLDSSVISAITAKFARQRVESGDTQEAWYPRLHSFAVGLEGSPDLAAAQKAAEHIGSVHHEVHFTVQEGLDAVRDVIYHLETYDVTTIRASTPMYLLARVIKSMGIKMVLSGEGSDELFGGYLYFHKAPNAKEFHDETVRKLGKLHLYDCLRANKALMSWGIEGRVPFLDKEFMDIAMNINPKDKMVQANDRKIEKWVLRKAFEDILPESIVWRQKEQFSDGVGYSWIDNLKAVAEKEVTDEMMANAKFRFSLNTPQNKEEYRYRTIFEEHFPSETAAATVPSVPSVACSTPIALEWDEAFKNMNDPSGRAVKIHETSYDK, encoded by the coding sequence ATGTGTGGAATCGTATGCTTGTTTGATGCCAAACAAAAAACAGAAATATTAAGACCTCAGGTTCTTGAAATGTCAAAAAAAATCCGTCACAGAGGTCCGGATTGGAGCGGTGTATTTCAGAACGAAAAAGTAGTTTTCTCACATGAAAGACTGGCAATTGTAGATCCTACTTCAGGAAAACAGCCTTTATTTACCAAAGATGGGAAGGTAGTTTTAGCAGTAAACGGAGAAATTTACAATCATAGAGAACTAAAAGAAGAATTTCCTGATTACGAATTCCAGACTCAATCTGACTGTGAAGTAATCTTAGCACTTTACAGAAAATACGGAAAAGATTTTGTCGAAAAGTTAAACGGAATATTCGCTTTCGCTTTATATGATACAGAAAATGATGTTTATCTAATTGCGCGCGATCACATGGGAATTTGCCCGCTTTATCAGGGTTGGGACAAAAACGGAAACTATTATGTAGCTTCAGAATTAAAAGCTTTGGAAGGAGTTTGCAAGACTATCGAAACATTTTTGCCGGGACATCTTGTATACAGCAAAGACGGAAACGAATTACAGCAATGGTACAAAAGAGATTGGGAAAGTTTTGATCATATAAAAGACAATGAAACTGATATTGATCAAATAAGAAAAGGTCTTGAAGACGCTGTTCACAGACAATTGATGAGTGATGTTCCTTATGGAGTTCTTCTTTCAGGTGGTCTGGATTCTTCCGTAATTTCTGCAATTACCGCAAAATTTGCCAGACAGAGAGTTGAAAGTGGAGACACTCAGGAAGCATGGTATCCGAGGTTGCACAGTTTTGCAGTTGGATTGGAAGGCTCACCAGATCTGGCTGCAGCACAAAAAGCTGCCGAACATATCGGTTCTGTTCATCATGAAGTTCATTTCACTGTTCAGGAAGGTTTGGATGCAGTTCGTGACGTAATTTACCATCTGGAAACATATGATGTTACGACGATCAGAGCTTCTACTCCGATGTATCTCTTGGCAAGAGTCATTAAATCGATGGGAATAAAAATGGTGCTTTCCGGAGAAGGTTCCGATGAGTTATTTGGTGGATACTTGTATTTCCATAAGGCTCCGAATGCAAAAGAATTCCATGATGAAACTGTAAGAAAATTAGGAAAACTACATCTTTATGATTGCTTGAGAGCCAACAAAGCTTTAATGAGCTGGGGAATTGAAGGTCGTGTCCCTTTTTTAGATAAAGAATTTATGGATATTGCCATGAACATTAACCCAAAAGATAAAATGGTGCAGGCAAACGACAGAAAAATCGAAAAATGGGTATTGAGAAAAGCCTTTGAAGACATTCTTCCTGAATCTATTGTATGGAGACAGAAAGAACAGTTTTCTGACGGTGTCGGTTATTCTTGGATTGATAATTTAAAAGCCGTTGCCGAAAAAGAAGTGACCGATGAAATGATGGCTAATGCAAAATTCAGATTCTCGCTTAATACTCCTCAAAACAAAGAAGAATACCGATACAGAACAATTTTTGAAGAACATTTCCCGAGTGAAACAGCAGCTGCAACGGTTCCTTCAGTTCCTTCAGTGGCATGTTCAACTCCTATCGCTTTGGAATGGGATGAAGCCTTCAAAAATATGAATGACCCAAGCGGAAGAGCCGTGAAAATACACGAAACGTCTTACGACAAATAA
- a CDS encoding MFS transporter, whose amino-acid sequence MELFGDIQNITPVLVVFILGFLFMYYYYRHAKRDESPIFPLNLFQVRTFRVGIVGNLATRLGISSVPLLLPLMIQIAYKQSAVTSGWIIAPMALTAMFGKSYVIKILDKFGYRQTLMLNTFIIGTLICLLAIPNIHNSLYWFIPIIAVLGFFNSIQFTSMNTISIADLRNFQTSSGNSLISVNQQLAIGFGIAFGLIVLKIFENTDLIKGEIHNAFRLTFLTIGVLTIISGFVFRRLHISDGKNMKSKEE is encoded by the coding sequence TTGGAACTTTTTGGAGATATTCAGAATATAACTCCCGTTTTGGTTGTTTTCATTTTGGGATTCCTTTTTATGTACTATTATTACAGACATGCCAAAAGGGACGAAAGCCCGATTTTCCCACTGAATTTATTTCAGGTTCGAACTTTCAGAGTTGGAATTGTCGGAAATCTTGCCACAAGATTAGGAATCAGTTCTGTTCCGTTATTATTACCATTAATGATTCAGATTGCTTACAAACAATCCGCCGTAACTTCTGGGTGGATCATTGCTCCAATGGCACTTACAGCCATGTTTGGGAAATCTTATGTTATTAAAATTTTAGATAAATTCGGTTACAGACAAACTCTGATGCTTAATACTTTCATCATTGGAACACTAATTTGTCTTTTGGCCATCCCGAATATTCACAATTCTCTATATTGGTTTATCCCGATTATTGCGGTTTTAGGATTTTTCAACTCTATCCAGTTTACTTCAATGAATACCATTTCCATTGCCGATCTCAGAAACTTTCAGACCAGTAGCGGAAACTCATTAATATCCGTCAATCAACAACTTGCTATCGGTTTCGGAATTGCATTTGGATTAATAGTTTTAAAAATATTTGAGAATACAGACCTTATCAAAGGTGAAATCCACAATGCTTTCAGGCTTACATTTTTAACGATTGGGGTTCTTACCATTATTTCAGGATTCGTTTTCCGACGACTTCACATTTCCGACGGAAAAAATATGAAATCAAAAGAGGAATAA
- a CDS encoding TMEM175 family protein — translation MNKGRLEAFSDGVLAIIITIMVLELKVPEGSNWQSLTPIIPKFLAYIFSFLYVGIYWNNHHHLFQAAKKINGNVLWANLHLLFWLSLMPFATEWIGETHFAENPVATYGVGLFMCAIAYTILENAITKCEGENSQLKEAIHSRFKEYASIVLYISGIITSFIYPYIAVALYYIAALLWLIPDRRIEKSLNKN, via the coding sequence ATGAACAAGGGAAGATTAGAAGCTTTTAGTGATGGTGTTCTGGCAATTATTATTACCATTATGGTTCTCGAATTAAAAGTGCCGGAAGGAAGCAATTGGCAAAGTCTTACACCTATTATTCCAAAATTTCTAGCTTATATTTTCAGTTTTTTATATGTGGGAATATACTGGAACAATCATCATCATTTGTTCCAGGCAGCAAAAAAGATTAACGGAAATGTTCTTTGGGCAAATCTTCATCTGCTTTTCTGGCTTTCATTAATGCCTTTTGCTACAGAATGGATCGGTGAAACACATTTTGCAGAAAATCCTGTTGCCACTTATGGAGTAGGGTTGTTTATGTGTGCCATTGCTTATACAATTTTGGAAAATGCAATCACGAAATGTGAAGGAGAAAATTCGCAGCTCAAAGAAGCAATACATTCCAGATTCAAAGAATATGCTTCCATAGTATTGTATATTTCGGGAATCATTACTTCATTTATTTATCCTTATATTGCAGTAGCTTTATATTACATTGCAGCATTGTTGTGGCTGATTCCGGACAGAAGAATTGAAAAATCATTAAACAAAAATTGA
- a CDS encoding MFS transporter — protein MSEVIIPQTNSIKKILPLILATAIFMQMLDSTILNTSLPSIAKDLQESPLNMQNAIISYVLTLAVFMPASGFLADRFGTKKIFIFSLALFSLGSLFCSLSQNLTHLVISRVVQGVGGSLMTPVGKLALIKTFDKNELLKAMNFAIIPALIGPVLGPLVGGYMVDYLSWHWIFLINIPIGILGIVLGLKFMPNYKSTAVDFDLKGFLIFAAASLSFFLFPWNFLEIFRI, from the coding sequence ATGTCAGAAGTAATTATTCCGCAAACCAATTCGATCAAAAAAATTCTTCCCCTGATTCTTGCTACGGCGATTTTCATGCAGATGCTCGATTCCACCATTCTGAACACTTCTTTGCCTTCTATCGCAAAAGATCTTCAGGAATCTCCGCTTAATATGCAGAATGCAATCATCAGTTATGTTTTAACATTAGCTGTTTTTATGCCTGCCAGCGGATTTTTGGCAGACAGATTCGGAACGAAGAAAATTTTCATTTTCTCTTTGGCACTTTTCAGTTTAGGATCATTGTTTTGTTCTTTGTCACAAAACCTTACGCATCTTGTCATTTCACGTGTTGTTCAGGGAGTCGGAGGAAGTTTGATGACACCGGTCGGGAAATTAGCATTAATTAAAACTTTCGATAAAAACGAATTGTTAAAAGCGATGAATTTCGCCATCATTCCCGCTTTAATTGGGCCTGTTCTTGGTCCTTTGGTTGGTGGCTATATGGTAGATTATCTTTCCTGGCACTGGATATTTTTAATAAATATTCCGATAGGGATTTTAGGAATTGTTTTGGGGCTGAAATTTATGCCCAATTACAAATCCACTGCTGTAGATTTTGATCTAAAAGGCTTCCTTATTTTCGCAGCAGCCTCTCTCTCCTTCTTTCTATTTCCTTGGAACTTTTTGGAGATATTCAGAATATAA